DNA sequence from the Pedobacter schmidteae genome:
ACAGCCTACAATTACCAGTTTTTTTCCTTTCAAAACATTTACGCCGTCCAGAAATTCGGCGCTATCCATGAAATCGCAAACGCCCAGTTGGTTTAGTTGTTCTCTAAGAGGTAATGTGTTAAAGTAATTTGACATCTTTTTATTTTTTAGATTTTTTAAGGTTCGTTTAATATTTATTTATTGTTGTTGATCACTTTTTTGATAGCTGAGGCAATTCCGAAATGCAAGGCATCGTGTACCACAAAGAATTGAACAGCTTCGGCATTGCTTTTTACTTCTACACCGTAATCGGTAGTAAAAGCATGATAGTTTACAAATTTGTTGTTCTTCAGGTCTTCCTCCAGCTGATCGATGTTGCTGCGCATAAATCCTTTTATCGTATCTACTTCTTCAGCTTTGACAAATTTGTCAGGTCTGCTTCCTTTGGTATAAGGCAAAATGTACTGTTTGTCAATCACCGTATCCACATTAGCAAGCCGGTAACATAAGCCTTGCTGACTGGCCACAATGTGTCCGAAATTCCAGATGATATTGTTGTTAAAACCCGCCGGAATTTCGTTCAGCTCCTCAATAGTCGAACTTTCGATCAACCTGATGAAGTTTTCGCGTGTTTTCCTGGTGATATTTAATAGGTATTCCATCTTAGTATTTAGATATTAGTAGTTAGTATTTGGATACAATAGCGTGTTTATAAATAGTTTTTAAAACTTAGTGAGTTAGTTTTTAAAGCTGGTGCAGATAGGCAACTCGTCTAAATACTAACATCTAAGTACTAATTACCTACATGCTAAATACATTCTTTTCTTTGTCCAGGAATTCGTTTTCAATGACATCCTGTCCGGGATCTTTGCGTTCAAATTCTCTCAGTTTAGCATTGAATCCTTCACTGTCTTTGATGATTGCAACTCTTGCGCTTCTTACAAATTCAATCAGTCCATAAGGCTGTAGTACTTCAATCAGTTTGTCAGTTTCTTCACGGTGTCCTGTTGCTTCAAACACGGTATAATCTTTACGGATCACTACCGCACGGGCGCCAAATTCGCGTAACAAACGTTCTACCGGAGCACGTTCGGCAACGATATCCGTTGGTACTTTATATAGCGCCAGTTCCTGCCAGATGATGTCGTCGTTGGTATTGTAATATACCTTCAGCACCTCAATCTGTTTTTCAATCTGGCGACAAAGCTTGCGTACCACTTCTTCTGTTTCGTGGATAACGATATTGAACCGGTGAATATGTTCAATTTCAGAAGGGGAGGTGTTTAAGCTTTCGATATTTATTTTTCTTCTGGAAAATATAATGGCAATACGATTCAATATGCCGATTTGATTTTCGGTGTATGCGGTAATCGTAAATTCCTGTTTTCCGATTGTTTCTGTATCCTGGGTATTACTCATGATCTTTAATTATTTAAGTCTGATTTCACTAACACTGCAACCTTGCGGAACCATAGGGAACACGTTATGTTCCTGCGCCACCATCACTTCCAAAAGATAAGAACCTTTATGATTCAACATTTCTTCCAGGGCTGCAACGAGGTCTTCGCGCTCAGATACTTTTTTACCGGCGATGTAGTAAGAGTCGGCCAGTTTTACAAAATCAGGACTGGTGATGTCAACAAAAGAATAACGTTTTTCGTGGAACAACTGCTGCCATTGACGAACCATTCCAAGGAACCTGTTGTTCAGGATCAGAATTTTAACATCAATACCGCTCTGCATAATGGTACCCAATTCCTGTAAGGTCATCTGGAAACCACCGTCACCAATTACGGCTACAACAGTACGCTCAGGCGCACCAAATTTGGCGCCTATAGCAGCAGGCAAGCCAAATCCCATAGTTCCCAAACCGCCACTGGTAATGTTACTTCTGGTGTGGTTAAACTTGGCATAACGGCAGGCAATCATCTGGTGCTGACCAACGTCGGTTACAATTACCGCATCACCTTTGGTCAGTTCGTTCAGCTGGTTCAATACTTCGCCCATGGTTATTTCACCTGTGCCAGGATTTAATTCCTTTTGAATGACTGTTTCCTGCTCCATTTTATCAAATGACCGGAATTCGGCTAACCATTCTGTATGTTGTTTTTCTTCCACCAATGCGGTCAACATCGGTAAGGTTTCTTTACAATCTCCCCAAACAGGAACATCTGCTTTAACGTTTTTATCAATTTCCGCCGGATCGATATCCAGGTGGATTACTTTAGCTTGTTTGGCATATTTATCCAAACGACCGGTTACCCGGTCGTCAAAACGCATACCTATAGCAATCATTACATCGCAGGCATTGGTTTGTACATTCGGCCCGTAATTGCCATGCATACCCAGCATTCCAACATTTAAAGGATGGTCTGTTGGGATAGCACCTGCACCTAGGATGGTCCACGCAGCAGGGATACCTGTTTTTTCTACAAAAGCTTTAAATTCCTGCTCGGCATTTCCTAATGAAACACCCTGACCAAACAAGATGAAAGGTTTTTTAGCGGAGTTGATCAATTCGGCCGCTTGTTGAATATATTCCTTTCTGATCAATGGTTTCGGGCGATAGCTGCGTACATGGTCGCATGGAGTATAGCCTTCATAATCGAACATTTGCAGCTGCGCATTTTTGGTGATATCGATTAATACCGGACCTGGACGTCCACTGCGTGCAATGTAAAATGCCTTTGCCAATACGCTAGGTATCTCGTTGGCATCCGTAATCTGGTAATTCCATTTAGTTACAGGAGTTGTAATGTTGATCACGTCTGTTTCCTGGAAAGCATCCGTACCCAACAGGTGTGCAAAAACCTGTCCGGTAATACATACCATAGGGGTACTGTCTATCTGCGCATCGGCCAAACCGGTAACCAGGTTGGTTGCACCCGGGCCGCTGGTGCCGAATACCACACCAACTTTTCCGGAAGTACGGGCATAACCCTGGCCGGCGTGCGTACCGCCCTGTTCGTGGCGTACCAGAATATGTTTTAATTTATCTTTATAATCGTATAATGCATCGTAAATTGGCATGATTGCACCACCCGGATAACCAAAAATGGTATCGGTACCTTCGGCAATTAATCCTTCAAGTAAAGCTACTGAACCCGAAATGTTTACGGTTTTCTTTGGTTCGGTCAAGGTGTTTGCTTCCTCTTGTGCTGTTTCCATTGTTTTATTTTTAGGTAATGAGGTTTTTGAATCTGTTTAATCGGTATAGGCATCAGTAACACAGCCTTCACTGGCACTGCTTACTTGTTTGATGTATTTGTAAAGCACTCCTTTGGTGACGGGTGGTGGCAACTGTGTCCATACTGCCCGGCGGTTAGCCAGTTGTTCTTCGGTCAGGTGAACATCTATAGAGTTGTTTACGGCATCAATAGTAATAATGTCATCATCATGAACAAGGGCAATGTTTCCTCCATCCCATGCTTCGGGAGTGATGTGGCCTACCACAAAACCGTGCGTGCCACCCGAGAAACGTCCATCAGTAATTAATGCTACCGATTTACCTAAACCTGCACCAATAATCAATGAAGTTGGCTTTAGCATTTCAGGCATACCAGGGGCACCTTTAGGGCCAACCTGTCTGATTACGACCACGTCTCCACTCTTTACGCGTCCGCTCTGGATACCGGCCATCAACGATTTCTCTCCGTCAAAAACACGTGCGGGACCTGTAAATTTCTCTCCTTCTTTACCACTGATTTTGGCAACTGATCCTTTGGTCGCGAGGTTTCCATAAAGCATTTGCAGGTGACCTGTTTCTTTAATCGGGTTTTCTATAGGGAAGATGATCTTTTGTGTATCGAAATCCAAGTCAACGGCTTCGGCAACATTTTCTGCTAAAGTTTTTCCGGTAACGGTTAAACAATCGCCATGCACTAAGCCAACCTTTAATAAGTATTTCAATACGGCCGGTACACCGCCAATTTCGTGCAGATCTTCCATCAGGTAGGTTCCGCTCGGTTTCAAGTCGCCCAACACCGGCGTGCTGTCACTAATTCTCTGGAAGTCTTCCAGTTTTAAGTTCAATCCAACAGATTTAGCCATAGCAATTAAATGCAGTACAGCATTGGTAGAACCACCCAGTACCATCACCGTTACAATGGCATTGTGAAATGCTTTTTCGGTCATGATATCAGCGGGAAGGATATTTTTTTCCAGCAGGATGCGGATATACTTTCCTGCAGCTACACATTCATTCTTTTTCTCGTCACTTATTGCCGGATACGATGAAC
Encoded proteins:
- a CDS encoding DinB family protein, producing MEYLLNITRKTRENFIRLIESSTIEELNEIPAGFNNNIIWNFGHIVASQQGLCYRLANVDTVIDKQYILPYTKGSRPDKFVKAEEVDTIKGFMRSNIDQLEEDLKNNKFVNYHAFTTDYGVEVKSNAEAVQFFVVHDALHFGIASAIKKVINNNK
- the ilvN gene encoding acetolactate synthase small subunit, with product MSNTQDTETIGKQEFTITAYTENQIGILNRIAIIFSRRKINIESLNTSPSEIEHIHRFNIVIHETEEVVRKLCRQIEKQIEVLKVYYNTNDDIIWQELALYKVPTDIVAERAPVERLLREFGARAVVIRKDYTVFEATGHREETDKLIEVLQPYGLIEFVRSARVAIIKDSEGFNAKLREFERKDPGQDVIENEFLDKEKNVFSM
- the ilvB gene encoding biosynthetic-type acetolactate synthase large subunit, which encodes METAQEEANTLTEPKKTVNISGSVALLEGLIAEGTDTIFGYPGGAIMPIYDALYDYKDKLKHILVRHEQGGTHAGQGYARTSGKVGVVFGTSGPGATNLVTGLADAQIDSTPMVCITGQVFAHLLGTDAFQETDVINITTPVTKWNYQITDANEIPSVLAKAFYIARSGRPGPVLIDITKNAQLQMFDYEGYTPCDHVRSYRPKPLIRKEYIQQAAELINSAKKPFILFGQGVSLGNAEQEFKAFVEKTGIPAAWTILGAGAIPTDHPLNVGMLGMHGNYGPNVQTNACDVMIAIGMRFDDRVTGRLDKYAKQAKVIHLDIDPAEIDKNVKADVPVWGDCKETLPMLTALVEEKQHTEWLAEFRSFDKMEQETVIQKELNPGTGEITMGEVLNQLNELTKGDAVIVTDVGQHQMIACRYAKFNHTRSNITSGGLGTMGFGLPAAIGAKFGAPERTVVAVIGDGGFQMTLQELGTIMQSGIDVKILILNNRFLGMVRQWQQLFHEKRYSFVDITSPDFVKLADSYYIAGKKVSEREDLVAALEEMLNHKGSYLLEVMVAQEHNVFPMVPQGCSVSEIRLK
- the ilvD gene encoding dihydroxy-acid dehydratase: MSQTPEINRYSKTFTQDPTQPAAQAMLYGIGLTSADMDKAQVGIASMGYDGNTCNMHLNDLAQIVKDGVWKNDMVGLTFGTIGVSDGMSNGTDGMRYSLVSRDVIADSIETICGGQYYDGLITIPGCDKNMPGSIIAMGRLNRPSIMVYGGSIHSGKYKGASLNIVSAFEALGQKLAGNLEEEDFQGVIKNACPGAGACGGMYTANTMASAIEALGMSLPYSSSYPAISDEKKNECVAAGKYIRILLEKNILPADIMTEKAFHNAIVTVMVLGGSTNAVLHLIAMAKSVGLNLKLEDFQRISDSTPVLGDLKPSGTYLMEDLHEIGGVPAVLKYLLKVGLVHGDCLTVTGKTLAENVAEAVDLDFDTQKIIFPIENPIKETGHLQMLYGNLATKGSVAKISGKEGEKFTGPARVFDGEKSLMAGIQSGRVKSGDVVVIRQVGPKGAPGMPEMLKPTSLIIGAGLGKSVALITDGRFSGGTHGFVVGHITPEAWDGGNIALVHDDDIITIDAVNNSIDVHLTEEQLANRRAVWTQLPPPVTKGVLYKYIKQVSSASEGCVTDAYTD